One Candidatus Nitrososphaera evergladensis SR1 genomic window, ATTTCTCATAGTACCGCCTATCGGAAAATCAAGTGGATGTTAGAGGAAGGCCTGCTTTTCACAGAGAAGATAGAGATAACGCCCGACGGGAAAAAGTTCAGCCTCTTTCGGAGCACGATAAAGTCGATAAATGCCAAATACGAGCATGGAAAACTGGATGTGGAGATAGAATACAACATTAACAGGCTAGAACGGACCGCGGAGAGGCTTTTTTCGCTTGAGGCCAGCTAGCTGATCTCCGTTTGTCTCTTGTTATTATTCTTCCCCGTCATGCAGGCTGTCATCTTCTATCATTTTGCCACTTCGCCTTGAAAGGTAGAATCTTGTCCACAACATGGCGCTAAGCAACGCCATTGCCAGCACATGAATGTACATCCCAATTTCATGGTAATGGGAAAATAGTGGAATCCATCCACTCATCTGCTCTTGCATGAGATCTGCTATCTCGCCAAC contains:
- a CDS encoding winged helix-turn-helix domain-containing protein, with the translated sequence MRAIERESLKQAIMVAMADKEMVRILDSCTLRSKSVSDVIRETGISHSTAYRKIKWMLEEGLLFTEKIEITPDGKKFSLFRSTIKSINAKYEHGKLDVEIEYNINRLERTAERLFSLEAS